The nucleotide window ATCAGATCGTGCTTATCGCCGGACGGGGTTGTTGCGACAAGGCGCATGTCGCGTCCGAGGAGATGCATGTGGGGCATCGCCGCCAAGAGGTAGACATCCGTTTTGAAGTTTTCGGATGCTAAGACCTCATACCACTTTTCACCGGCAGGGATAACGAAATCGCTGTTGATTGCGTCGCCGATGCGGAGCTTGGTGGTCTTCGCCGTTTTGGAGAAATATAATCCCAACCGCGAACGATCGCGTTCAACGTGTCCGGTGCGGTAGTAATGCACCTGCATGACGATATCGGCACCCTTCGGCAAGAGATACCCGACACCCTCCGGCAAGACAGACGGCGTGACACCGGGTGCCCAACCGCCAAGCGTTCCTGCGCTATCGAACCCCGGTCCCGTGCCTTCCGTGACATAGCCGGGTTTCGGGTCCTGTGCGTCAAGTTTACGCGCCTCGCCGTTCACATCGAGATAGGCGATGACGTGATGCACGGTCTTCCGATTACCGGGTTGCACGTCAACCGCTTGAACGTACATGTCCGTGTCGAAATTCGTGGGGATGATGAACTGGCGATACTCGTCTTCGCCTTCCGGTGCGATCTCATATTCAACCGGCATTTCAGCGATCCAGTCGGGTTCACCGAGTGCCCAGCCTTTAGGGAATTCAGGGGCGGGCGGGACCGCGTCGAGGTCGCCTGCGGGTGCACCGGCTTCGACCCAACCTGCGATCATCTGGATTTCGGTGTCCGTGAGGCGGCGTTCGTTCTTGAAGTCGCCGTAACCGACAGCGGGTTGCCACGGCGGCATGAGGCGTGCCTTCGTGTATTCGGCGATTTCGGTTGCCCACGCCTTCGCGTCGCTGTAGTCGGTGAGTGTGAAGGGTGCGACTTCGCCGTGCCGATGACACGTCTGACAATTCTTCTGGAGTATCGACGCGATGTGTTCGCTATAGGTAACCTCTGCGGGGATGTCCGTTTCAGGAAGATGGACCGTGCAGCCGAACGCCGGTGTCTCTTGCACTGGGATTTCGGTGTCGGTGTGCGTTGCGAGGAGCGCGTCGCGTAGGTAGTTATGCTTGATGCGGGTTTCGTAGCGGTTGTCGTCGATGGCACCGCGGTAGCGGAGGGTGTTGCTCGTATCCACGAGGATCGCCTGTGGTGTCATGGTTGCACCGAGGGCGCGTGCGAGTTTACCGGTTGCGTCCTTGACGACTGGGAACGGGAATTCCGCTTTGGCGGCGTAGCTTTTCACATCGTCCATGGAGTCGTTTTCGTTGGGGTAGACTCCGACGAAGGTGGTGCTTTGCGACGCGAATTCGTCGTGCAGCCGTTTCAGGCGCATCGTGTAGCGTTGCGCGACGGGGCATTCGGTTGCGAGGAGGACGAAGACGACGGGTCCCCGTTCAGTGAGTGCCTCTAAATTGTATGTATTCCCGTTGAGTGCGGTGAAGGTGAGGCGTGGTAGTTCTGTGCCGATCGGGACGTTGCCCGGTTGTAGCGTCGCTTCTTGGATGACGCGGTGTTTCTTTGGGATTGTATAGTCGTCGGTCGCAGTGTGCCCTGCGAGCGGTAGTGTGAGGATAAGGGATAGTATTAGGATATACGGTTTCATGTGGACCTCCGTTTGGTGATTTTGTTTGGTTTTAGTATAGCATGTTTTTGGGATTTTGTCAAGGGGTTTTAGCCCCGTAGGGGCGGCATCTGTGTAGAAACGCATATAACATAAGAATCAAGCCCTGTAGGGGCGGCATTTATATTACTCGTTCACAACGCGTCATTATCCGAATCAAAAACATAT belongs to Candidatus Poribacteria bacterium and includes:
- a CDS encoding redoxin domain-containing protein, which produces MKPYILILSLILTLPLAGHTATDDYTIPKKHRVIQEATLQPGNVPIGTELPRLTFTALNGNTYNLEALTERGPVVFVLLATECPVAQRYTMRLKRLHDEFASQSTTFVGVYPNENDSMDDVKSYAAKAEFPFPVVKDATGKLARALGATMTPQAILVDTSNTLRYRGAIDDNRYETRIKHNYLRDALLATHTDTEIPVQETPAFGCTVHLPETDIPAEVTYSEHIASILQKNCQTCHRHGEVAPFTLTDYSDAKAWATEIAEYTKARLMPPWQPAVGYGDFKNERRLTDTEIQMIAGWVEAGAPAGDLDAVPPAPEFPKGWALGEPDWIAEMPVEYEIAPEGEDEYRQFIIPTNFDTDMYVQAVDVQPGNRKTVHHVIAYLDVNGEARKLDAQDPKPGYVTEGTGPGFDSAGTLGGWAPGVTPSVLPEGVGYLLPKGADIVMQVHYYRTGHVERDRSRLGLYFSKTAKTTKLRIGDAINSDFVIPAGEKWYEVLASENFKTDVYLLAAMPHMHLLGRDMRLVATTPSGDKHDLIWIQDWDFNWQDVYHYREPIFLPAGTRVDLVAHFDNSAENPANPHDPPVPVGWGEKTTDEMCIGFLYYVKASEFSP